From Lagenorhynchus albirostris chromosome 15, mLagAlb1.1, whole genome shotgun sequence, one genomic window encodes:
- the TEKT4 gene encoding tektin-4: MAQTDILLTKEPAPQTVPACQLPRKLYDVARNTGAHMSSGLATAGFRTAKYLVDEWFQNCYARYHQAFADLDQSERQHHESQQLVAETEALAQRTQQDSTKKVGQRLKDMHCWKSELQRQVEELVAETDLLLAQKQRLERTLDATAVPFSIATDNLQCRERRQHPDLVCDCVEMELLKEADLIRNIQELLKRTMMQVVNQIRMNREHKETCEMDWSDKVEACNIDEACCHYHNQSSDLQFYPHSTKFEESASTPETWAKFTQENLYRAERERLASVNLRKLVDCILQDASEDLRLQCDAVNLAFGRRCEELEDARHKLEHYLRKTLREIVDQEHNVAALKQAIRDKEAPLKVAQTRLYQRSHRPNMELCRDAVQFRLVSEVEELNLSLAALREKLLEAEQSLHNLEDTRMSLEKDIAVKTNSLFIDRQKCMAHRTRYPTVLQLAGYQ, from the exons ATGGCGCAGACAGATATACTTCTGACCAAGGAGCCCGCCCCGCAAACGGTGCCAGCATGCCAGCTGCCCCGCAAGCTGTACGATGTGGCCCGAAACACAGGCGCCCACATGTCCTCGGGCCTGGCCACCGCTGGCTTCCGCACGGCCAAATACCTGGTGGATGAGTGGTTCCAGAACTGCTATGCCCGCTACCACCAGGCCTTTGCCGACCTCGACCAGTCGGAGCGGCAGCACCACGAGAGCCAGCAGCTGGTGGCCGAGACTGAGGCGCTGGCGCAGCGCACGCAGCAGGACTCCACGAAGAAGGTGGGCCAGCGCCTGAAGGACATGCACTGCTGGAAGTCGGAGCTGCAGCGCCAGGTGGAAGAGCTGGTCGCAGAGACTGACCTGCTGCTGGCCCAGAAGCAGCGGCTGGAGCGCACCCTGGATGCCACGGCCGTGCCCTTCTCCATAGCCACCGACAACCTGCAGTGCCGGGAGCGCCGCCAGCACCCCGACCTTGTGTGTGACTGCGTGGAGATGGAGCTGCTGAAG GAGGCAGACCTCATCCGGAACATTCAGGAGCTCCTGAAAAGGACCATGATGCAGGTCGTGAACCAGATTCG GATGAATCGCGAGCACAAGGAAACGTGCGAGATGGACTGGTCCGACAAAGTGGAGGCCTGCAACATCGACGAAGCCTGCTGCCACTACCACAACCAGAGCTCCGACTTGCAGTTCTACCCGCACTCCACCAAGTTCGAGGAGAG TGCCTCCACGCCCGAGACCTGGGCCAAGTTCACCCAGGAAAACCTGTACCGCGCCGAGCGCGAACGCCTGGCCTCAGTCAACCTGCGGAAGCTTGTCGACTGCATCCTGCAGGACGCATCCGAGGACTTGCGGCTGCAGTGCGACGCCGTGAACCTGGCCTTCGGGCGGCGCTGTGAGGAGCTGGAGGACGCGCGCCACAAGCTGGAGCACTACCTGCGCAAG ACACTGCGGGAGATCGTGGACCAGGAGCACAATGTCGCAGCGCTGAAGCAGGCCATCAGGGACAAGGAGGCGCCTCTGAAAGTGGCCCAGACCCGCCTGTACCAGCGTTCCCACCGGCCCAACATGGAGCTGTGCCGAGACGCTGTCCAGTTCAG GCTGGTGAGCGAGGTAGAGGAGCTGAACCTGTCCCTGGCGGCTCTGAGGGAGAAGCTTCTGGAAGCAGAGCAGTCCCTGCACAACTTGGAGGACACGCGCATGAGCCTGGAGAAGGACATCGCTGTCAAGACGAACAGCCTCTTCATCGACCGCCAGAAGTGCATGGCCCACCGCACCCGCTACCCCACCGTCCTCCAGCTGGCGGGCTACCAGTGA
- the C1QTNF8 gene encoding LOW QUALITY PROTEIN: complement C1q tumor necrosis factor-related protein 8 (The sequence of the model RefSeq protein was modified relative to this genomic sequence to represent the inferred CDS: deleted 2 bases in 1 codon) yields MSDPNHLGPGPSHQWVGCCRSLKQPSCPSRRALASPASALLLLLMLPAGAWPGLGPPCWLCMHCSCPPWPPAAPSPHPHTRMSNRDEWVGLPHVRPTIDISILKGEKGEAGVRGRSSRSRKEGPPGSWSLRGHKGQKGQVGPPGTLCQRAYVTFSVGWREGPHSTDALQAVPFDTELVDLDGAFDLASGPFLFAVPGVYVLSLNVHTWNYKETYLRITCNWWAAAVLYAQPSERSRMQTQSPLLALAAGDAVWVRMFQRDGDNAIYSERGDLYITFSGHLVKPDAEL; encoded by the exons ATGTCTGACCCCAACCACCTGGGCCCCGGGCCCAGCCACCAGTGGGTGGGGTGCTGCCGTTCCCTGAAGCAGCCTAGCTGTCCCTCCCGGAGGGCTCTGGCCAGCCCAG CCTCTGCTCTCCTGCTCCTGCTGATGCTGCCCGcaggggcctggcctggcctggggccGCCCTGCTGGCTGTGTATGCACTGCAGCTGCCCACCCTGGCCCCCGGCTGCCCCCAGCCCGCAT CCACACACCCGCATGAGCAACAGGGATGAGTGGGTGGGACTGCCCCACGTGCGGCCCACCATCGACATCTCGATCCTCAAAG GTGAGAAGGGTGAAGCGGGGGTCAGAGGCCGCTCCAGCAGGAGCAGGAAGGAGGGCCCGCCTGGCTCCTGGAGCCTCCGTGGCCACAAGGGCCAGAAGGGGCAGGTGGGGCCGCCGGGCACCCTGTGCCAGCGTGCCTACGTGACCTTCTCGGTGGGCTGGCGAGAGGGGCCGCACAGCACCGATGCCCTCCAGGCCGTGCCCTTCGACACGGAGCTGGTGGACCTGGACGGTGCCTTCGACCTGGCCTCCGGCCCCTTCCTCTTTGCCGTGCCCGGCGTCTACGTCCTGAGCCTCAACGTGCACACCTGGAATTACAAGGAGACGTACCTGCGCATCACGTGCAACTGGTGGGCCGCAGCCGTGCTGTATGCGCAGCCCAGTGAGCGCAGCAGGATGCAGACACAGAGCCCGCTGCTGGCGCTGGCCGCGGGTGACGCTGTCTGGGTGCGCATGTTCCAGAGGGATGGCGACAACGCCATCTACAGCGAGCGCGGTGACCTCTACATCACCTTCAGCGGCCACCTGGTCAAGCCGGACGCTGAGCTCTAG